A single window of Solanum dulcamara chromosome 5, daSolDulc1.2, whole genome shotgun sequence DNA harbors:
- the LOC129888859 gene encoding basic leucine zipper 9 → MANIPSRDMKKSPSVLSLEEFINHNKFYGEVAKIGDDFGGSDHHQNTNNNNNNINHDENNNNNNGHHAQLFDDMCSIAPSFTMKNQEILNGFSNCALTEKPLWSPTVDSQSSICAGSPTPTIIMPKVRDNQAMGATSGSYQSDDDDLEGEVDPGEESTDPLDIKRIRRQASNRESARRSRRRKQAHLADLENQVDQFRGENESLFKQLADATQQYKDALTNNRVLKSDVEALRAKVKLAEDMVARGSLNSSLSQLLQNLNYLNTPQSIVTNNNNSNNNNNNTMCRLDNVSPTITVPGEDSWGAISSQNPMIGVENVYAFNRNFKNGAMSDTVSCVSDVWSLE, encoded by the exons ATGGCTAATATTCCTAGTAGAGATATGAAGAAAAGTCCTTCTGTATTGTCTTTGGAGGAGTTCATTAATCACAACAAATTTTATGGAGAAGTTGCAAAAATTGGTGATGATTTTGGAGGGAGTGATCATCATcaaaataccaataataataataataatattaatcatgatgaaaacaacaacaacaataatggtCATCATGCTCAACTTTTTGATGATATGTGTTCTATTGCTCCTTCATTTACTATGAAAAATCAG GAAATATTAAATGGTTTCTCAAATTGTGCATTGACAGAAAAGCCCCTATGGTCTCCAACTGTGGATTCACAATCTTCAATATGTG CTGGAAGTCCAACACCAACTATTATTATGCCCAAAGTGAGAGACAATCAAGCTATGGGAGCTACTAGTGGGTCCTACCAGTCTGACGATGATGACCTGGAGGGTGAAGTGGACCCGGGCGAGGAAAGCACGGACCCTTTGGACATTAAACGTATCCGAAG GCAAGCCTCTAATAGGGAGTCTGCACGGCGTTCGAGAAGAAGAAAGCAAGCACATTTAGCAGATCTTGAAAATCAg gtTGATCAATTTAGAGGTGAAAATGAATCATTGTTTAAGCAGCTAGCAGATGCTACACAACAATACAAAGATGCTTTGACAAATAATAGAGTGCTCAAATCAGATGTGGAAGCATTAAGAGCCAaa GTGAAATTGGCAGAGGATATGGTAGCTAGAGGTTCATTAAATTCAAGTTTAAGTCAGCTcctacaaaatttaaattactTGAACACTCCTCAATCGATTGtaaccaataataataatagcaataacaataataataacactaTGTGTCGTCTCGATAACGTCTCTCCAACCATCACCGTTCCCGGAGAAGACTCGTGGGGTGCAATTTCTAGCCAGAATCCGATGATCGGAGTCGAAAATGTTTATGCATTCAATCGGAATTTCAAGAATGGAGCTATGAGTGATACCGTTAGCTGTGTTTCAGATGTTTGGTCCTTGGAATAG